A window of the Arachis duranensis cultivar V14167 chromosome 5, aradu.V14167.gnm2.J7QH, whole genome shotgun sequence genome harbors these coding sequences:
- the LOC107487908 gene encoding uncharacterized protein LOC107487908, with translation MGNCSSADSAEVVATAKLVLQDGTLQEFSYPVKVSYLLGENPTCFICNSDQMDFDDVVTAVDEDEVLQPGQLYFVLPLNRLRQPLQPAEMAALAVKASSALMKSAAATSDKYGYRRKQIVITAQPDYKSLRSVSAAAGGGAAVSSRRSRRASSRSGGKEKFAALLTSIPE, from the coding sequence atgGGAAACTGTAGCTCAGCCGATTCGGCGGAGGTAGTTGCAACGGCCAAGCTCGTTCTCCAAGACGGGACGTTACAGGAATTCTCGTACCCTGTGAAGGTCTCGTACCTCTTGGGAGAGAACCCTACCTGCTTTATATGCAACTCCGATCAGATGGACTTTGACGACGTCGTTACCGCAGTTGACGAAGACGAAGTGTTGCAACCGGGACAACTCTATTTCGTTCTTCCTTTAAACCGCTTGAGGCAACCCTTGCAGCCTGCAGAGATGGCCGCATTGGCCGTTAAGGCCAGCTCCGCTCTCATGAAGAGCGCCGCTGCCACATCCGACAAATACGGATATCGTCGCAAACAGATTGTCATAACCGCCCAACCGGATTATAAGTCTTTACGGAGTGTTTCTGCCGCAGCTGGTGGCGGAGCCGCCGTTTCTTCACGTAGGTCCAGGAGAGCCAGCAGTAGAAGTGGTGGTAAGGAGAAGTTCGCGGCGTTGTTGACTTCTATACCGGAGTAG